Within the Arachis duranensis cultivar V14167 chromosome 10, aradu.V14167.gnm2.J7QH, whole genome shotgun sequence genome, the region GACgaatcattattattgttgtggtGAGCATACTTACACCTTCTATCTTGCactaaaggaaaaaaaattggaatttgTTTTAGTAGCTGCATATGCATATAAGAGATTAGATTAAGCATAGCGGCTTAATTTGTCTGTAAGTAGCTGTAGGTAGTTATACTATGTAAAATGCAAAATCAcatgaataatattaaataaaaaataaaaaattaaatttatgttcaataattcatcaaacatgtaatgtataaaaaaaaacaaaataattcacCAATCAATACAATAAGTTGaatcaataaatttaaataccaatcacaaaaaaataataactcaaAATTTAAAGTAATTCACCACATATATAATGTACAAGGAGCTTGCAAAAGAGCGTATGAGTGAAAGTAATTGCTTTAAAATGAGCattaattttagaaagaaaaataaatgaattaaagttaattcacataaaaaaatgctatgaatttaattatataatgttAGCATATATCAACTAAGCTCTAAATAACCAAATAATTTAATgtgcataatattttttttttctaaatataaGTTATTTTATTCCATTAAAGTAATTGAATATAAGTGATCcaacagaaaataataacaaggttaaaatagaaaatttcaTAAGATGATATTTTCTAACAACTATCAAATAGCTCACCTGTCATCAAAGGATTAATCGAACTTTTTCTTGGAATGCATACTTGGCGAAACGAGCTATTTCTATGGGTGACATTGTGGCAACCACTTCTTCTCGAAGACCAGCAGGTTTCCCGCTATCCATAGCTCCAAACCAGGTGTGCCGCTCTATTCTTGTCTTCGTTTCTGTGTTCTTCTTAGAAATTATTCCACCATTTCCAAATTTTCTCAGAAGCGTCTCTCACTGGAAGTTCAGCTACGTTTCCCACTAGAAATTCAGCTTATCTTCATGCACCAACAATTGATTCAGGACATGAGACCAACAAGTGAGTAACTGATTCTTCCGATTGATTATATTTGGGATACATTGAATTTTTTGATTGAGTTTTTTTGCTAGAACCGCGATTTTATTATGCATGATTTTTCGtagaaaatttttattcttaagctctaaataaataaataaataatttaatgttcttaaattgttttattttttttaaagataggttatttattcaattaatgcaattgaataTAAATGATCCAAACGAGAACAAAAACAAGatcaaaatgaaaatttttacaagacgatattttttaataattacaaaacACGAGTTTATCCATCATCAAAATACAGATACTAATCAAACTTTTTCTTCAAATGCATTCATGGCGAAACGAGCTAATTTCCATGGGTGATAGTCAAACGAGCTACTTCCATAGGTGCAGTTTCTTCTCGAAGACTAGTAAGTTCTGAATTTTCCATAGCTCCAAATCAGGTGTGCTgttatattcttctttttcgtcGGCTCTTCGAAGTTCTTCGCAGAGATTATCCCATGagtaattgattattttgattgattatattTGGGTACATCGAGTTAACACTGAAAATTTTCcatagaaattttttattttttagctgACATCTCAGTTACCAAATTAAAGAGTACAAAGGCATTTGTCTATACTGTTCTGGTAATTGCTCTAATGGGAGATAGAAGAGCTGATAAGCCAAAGAATATGCCGAAAAGATTGAGTACTGCGAGTTCTACTCTCTTGACCTGGTAAGTATGTCTTATTCGTCTAAGATAGAGTTATCTAAAGAATTGCTTGTATCAAATTGTGATTAAAAAGTTGAATTGTTTGGGCGTTTTCACTATCTGTCTGCTATAATTAAGACTGAAACCTAGATAAGTTGTTGATTTGGGCTTTGCTACAATAATTTTTGATGGGGTTAAATTGTTTGAGCCAAAAGTCTTGTATgttttgacttgacttgattATCTTCTTACCTTCTAGCAAACTCCTCCAATTTTGTGAGGAATTTATTCCAATGTCAGTTTTAGAAACGTAGAATTTGGCATACTTCAAAGCAAGAGAGTGCAACTTAGTTTACAATCTCTAGTCCTGTTTTTTTAAGAGTGTCAAATTAAACACTTTTAAATCAAAGTTCAATTCACCTTGAACTTTTGGTTTGCTGATTATCTCTCAAATAACCTAGtgcattcttcttccattctcttTTAACCCCACAAAAACTGTAGGACAACTCTATGAATTTCATCGAAGTCTAGTAAAACTTAAAACAACTAAGAGTATAAATAGAGACAACCAGAGTTTAAATTATTTGGTAGTTGAAGGTTATTTGACTAGTAACTGGGGAGAGATAAAGCACTTTAGAGGTAATGTTACAAGAACTAACATGACTGGAGAGGTCATACTCTAAAAATTGGAAGATACAATTCAGTTATTGTTAGAAAAAGATGGTGCCATAGCCAAATAAGTTACTATGATagttaattacaaaaatattgttaaatgaattgaaggaaaaaatAACATTAGCTGGTAATTATGATTCTTGAGAAACAAAACAAAGAATTTATCCACATTTTTCAACATATGAAAGTGGTATACAAGGAGGACAAATGGTTTCTGACCATGGGAGCACATTGCTTTAAATAAAGCTAATAGGTGGACAACTATGGAGTTAATGAATCAAATGATATATGCATTCACAATAAAAGATAAAGTtgcttaataatataataaggtGTTTATGTAATATATACATGTATGTGGTTGGTGAGTCATGAAATTGTGATAGTTTGTAACGTTAGGTGGATAGGTGTTACTAAAAAATTGGAAAATATATTCAATGTGCTGAGTTGGATTCGATATCCATgtgatctaaatttttttttatgacatTATCAAAGGGGATTATTAGATTCATAAGAAACTCTTTTATAATTCTAAATCTTGAGTTGAGACTTTTAAGACTGATCTATAAAAAAGAGACATTTAGGGCAACTTCTTTAACTAGAACTTCCTTTCCATTATTGAAGAGTGGTGATATTTTTGAATGTTGCAGCTTCTTAATCACTTTTTTGTCTTTGATATATCCAAATGTAACCTTTTGGACCTCTGGACCACTGACAGAAATCCGAAATGTTTGTCTTGACTTCTAACATTATTGATTTGTAAAATTTCAGCCAACctttctataatttttatagGAGTGTTATTgttgaaaaatacataaaatttatctaaatttaCCACTTAACAACTAATTTCACGGTAGCTTTGTAGTATGTTCAACATATTGAAGCATTTTGTCTCCTtactttataaaataaaattgagtcATTTGTAAAAAATAAGTGACTTACCTTCGAACGTCTAAGATTCAATCTCATTCgagtaatattttgtattttttttagtataaaagatttataaataactaatcatatattattgtattagtaaaaataattaattttcacaatcattatttaaaaagtcatatatatacatgaatttaattaatttgtaattatacaaaaaagtttatattaaaattaactcacatatatataaaaagataacaacaacaacaacaaaacctTGTCCTACtaggtggggtcggctacatgaatcaaacggcGTTGCTCCAGGGGCGAAGCTAGGTGGTGGGAAAGGGGGCGATGGcccccctaattttaattttttacatgtaaattatatgtaaattttagtttagcccccccttaaaattttattttagtcttagtTTATTGGATAAATATTTTTGGCCCCcctctaatattttatctagCTCCGCCCCTGATTGAAATAATGGTGCGTGGACAAGATATCAAGGTTCAAACTCATGCTGGTAACCTCAGAAGGATTCAGGAATTTATTGGCTATTATAATCCACTGCaatatcctcttctttttccatTTGGAACGCATGAATGGGATATGAATACTCGAACTCAAAATGGGAATAAAGTATCATGCCAGACATATTATAGCTTTGTGCTCCAAGTACAAACTCATATTTGCTACATAATTTATTGACTTCCTTAAATGATAGTTTGAACCAATACATCATTTCACAATTTCTAACTATTTTCTAATATCCTCAATATTCATAGATCTGCCCCGATAATCACTCAACAGTTTTGCAAGCGGCGCGACTTCTTCAACAATATGTTGTTGACAACTATGTGAAAATAGAAACAGGCAAGTTAAGATGGGTTCGATAAAGACAACAGAAACTTCAAGCTGAACTATATCAAGGCTTACAAGATACTTTGCACACAGGGGAGACTAATGCtggtaaatattttttgatttaatAGCTACACGATTGATCATTACGTGTTTCCAAAGTTAAAATTTCAAACTAATAATACTTTTTCTATAATTGGTTTCAGAAAATGTTGGCAAAAGAACGATATTACCATCATTGTTCGTGGGCAGTTGTTGAGAGCCAATAGTACAAGGATGGAATGACTATTGTTCTTAAAGAAATAGCTTCGAAGCTCAGCCCTTCAATTATGGAACTGAAATTATTGTTTTGTGAATctaattgattaattttttaaaaaacacgattttataattttatacatataaaacggatcgaagataaaatttaatttattagaattgCCAAAAAGATTATTACGACTAATGGAAgatctaatttattattattttttgttttgattattaataaacatgataaatgaataataaaataataatttataaaataaaaaataaattttttaattaaataaaatatatgaaattaatttataattaaaattaaaaaagaactaTTTAAcagttattaaaaaaacttaaaaaatatattttattatgggaccatttaatggtccaaacTTTCTAGGACAATCAAATCCGATGCCCACTCTCTTGATTGGGTGTTttgtcggtcttcttctcacatgtccaattGTCCAAACCACATAAGATTAAAACAACTTATATACCTTAATAGAAAAACTTATGAATCTcacatttttaataattaaaaatttataaataattaagtttGGTTAGTACATAgttatttttccaaaaaaaaaagactcatttttcttttattttctttctctcaTTTTATTATAGATTTTAAAATGAACTTTATGTTAAACTAACTTTATGTTTATAATATGAATTCATGTTAATATTATGAACTTTATGTTTATAACATGAACTTTTATGTTATAAACATAAACTTTTATATAAAGGCCAAATAATTCAGTGTAATTTCTATTTAATTTGACTCTTGACTTATAAttggtttttttaattaaaatgaatttattcttaaattataatattatacacttatattatcttaaaatattggataaaaataaattttttatctttaatattaattaattatttttttaattaataaataattagtcatttttttatccaattttatcataTTAACCATGATTTTAACTTTGACGCCACTACCTCCTAATGCCAGTCTCATTACTGTCATCATTGGCTTAACACTGGATCATAAACCTCTACAATTTGTTGGAGATTATAATTAAACCGCTACAAATTATAGCTATTTATGCTATATACGTGTTCATATGTATTCCGCAATGGGTAGAGACATTGCACTCGTATGCAAAGAAAAAATTCAATTGTTGGAACTTGTATATTAGATcatcaaataatttaataatgtaaattatacttaaaaaaagaaaagcaaagggcatacttaaaaaaagaaaagaaaagggaacTACAACTTCGAAGAGTTCTAGCTGAAGCTAGAGACTGAAGTTTGAGGCTGTCAAGAGTTTACGATGACAAAGTCTTTCTATTTTTAGTAACTCTTACGTCCTAGGCTTACCTTAGCTTAACTCGGCTTACACCAGCTTATTGTCTCTCTTCTGGTTTCTCTTCCTTTATATAGAAGCAATCTTTCTTACATCGTCTTCTCAATCCTCAATCTCATTCCCTTTATGTCTCCTTACAACGTACTAAAATAGATAGACAGAtttcttttatgtctccttaCAACGTACTAAAATAGGCAGACAGAGAGGTAAATTGTTATTTATTCACAGTTTTCTGAtgtgttttgaaaattttcttaaGTAGTTATTTTTTCGTATGTTCTAGGTTTTTCTTTTGGCTCTCTTTGTGGGGTTGATGAATTCTGGATTTTGATTGTAATGTTTGAAGCTTTTCTGAATTTAAATGTGGGACTTTGCATTGATACTTCACATCAAGTGCAACTCAGCAGTTGCGCCATTCTAAGAGCATTTGGTTCTTTATGTGCTGTACTAGTTTTGGTACATTTGCCATGGTTATTTGGAATTTGGGGCCAAATATTCAGGTTTTTCTTGTCTTTACCATTTTTAAGAACTTGTATTTAGCTTGAGCGCTGTTTTTCAATTAAGTTGCTACTGTTGTGATTTTGAAGCAGTTTCtgtccaaaatttgattttgaagcaGTTTCTGTacaaaatttatctttaatGCAGTTGAACTTGTGCCAATTTTGAGGATTGAAATTATTTTAGGAATTTGTCAATAGTTTTGGACGGTGATTTTTGAGCTTTGTTCAACAGTTGGACTGTAGATTTTGAATATAGGATATTTTGAGTGGCTGATATGTACTTCCAATAAGACTTTtgattgtttaaaaaaaaatggaaaatagtTAATGAATATTGATTTTGATGGCTTTGAAAAAATGATTTTGAGGGAAACGATGGGTTTTGTAATAGTGAGATTGGTTGAAGTTGAGTTAGCATGGTAAATTTTAGAGAGCAATTTGTATCAAGTCAACAAAGTGTTCCgtaaattttcaaattgtatataattcaatttaaaatccAATTTGCTTTATTGAAAAACTTTTCCGTATAAATTTTCTTGGCTTAAAATTTTCGTATGTCTCTGATTGTCTGTACCTGAGACTAAGTTCTAATTTGGTCCAATTTGGTCCAAAAAGTTTGAAATGTTATGTTTTAgtcatattttaataatttttttttcaaaaacggATTCTAATACCAAAAAATTAGATAtgacttaataataaaattgttaaCCATATCAATCATTCCATTAACTATgtgttaaatttaattgaatccGTTTAAAACCTTTTAAAACAACATAGAAGTTTAAAAggttaaaaactaaattaaaatatgtaaaagtatacacgttaaattattttattaataaaaaattagacttttcaaaatagagagaaaaaatattatttttaaatagcaaatataaaaattaattattttatttgtacaaCAAACTTAACAGTTAAcacctaattaaatataaaagcatacacgttaaattattttaaatttcagataacgaatgttaaaattaattattaataaaaaattagacttttcatatgaaaataataactaaaaatcttattatttgattttttatctatAGATACCTTGGTCTACTTAGCCAGAGACTTTTGTTGACCTAAGacttttttttgtaaaagtagtttgattttataaatcttttatacTATGCATAATCTGTACTATCAAAACAAAATGTAccgtaattttaaaaaatttatattcctaTAATGTTATCACGAGTAAAAATACTAGTTGATATATAAGCAAAAATATTTGCATGTTTTAACTTTCAAGTaatctttaaaataaattcaaattccatTTAGAtgatttatttgatcaaatcaaactttataatttaattatcaaaataataattaaataataatttaaaatatattaaaatacttGTTAATATATCAACTTATAAATTTTAAACACTAAACGAATAGTAAACAAATCAGACTAAATTTGCCAATTAAAATTACTATTTAACAAAAATTGTCAAAGACATGATAACATGAAGTAATTATCGTATAATAGTTGGAtgccaaaaaaattttagtattattttttattaataaatattctaTTATTAACAAATGTTAATAATTATAACCATAAATAATGATCATATTGTGAGTCAATTTAATAAtcatatttatatgtattttaatttaataaataagatacattaaatttttttaatgaaaattattattattattaataatctatctaaattattaatattttttaataaattttaaaatgtttatttttcaCCTTATTATCCATATCATAATGATAAAATACATATGAAATAATTACATAAATTGTTAAAATGTGTTTAATAGCTAATATAGATATATATtcacaatatataattatatatataaaaatatataaaaaatacgtATGTATTTagcatattttgtttttttcatcTAACACATTTTAGATTCATTAAGAAGGTTAGTTTTATCCTTTAAATTTCACTACGTGATAAATTTGTCTAAGGCTACTTGTTAGTACAAAGGAATATCATATTCCGCTATTTCGAGTGGCATAGGAGATAATTTTCCTATATTATATTCCCGCGTCCCTGCACGTTTCACTCATTTTCCCAAAATTTAACCCCAAACCTTCAGAAAATAAGAGTCTAGAGTgactcttcttctcctccaacGCCTGAGAGTAGTCACGGTCATGGAGAAAACGCAGAGAGCAGAGCTTCTTCTTCTCCGACTCCTGAGAAAACCCGCCGTCCTCCGCCTTAGAGCagagctgcttcttcttcttgtgatTTGTGAATCTGCATGTAAGTCCCCCGCGTTTGTACACAATGCTTCTTCTTCCACAGACTCCTCGTTGCAACGTCTTTGCCGGTCGCCGTCGCTGTGAGCCCTTCGCCATTGCACGTCGCCATCGAAGCTTCTTGTAAGTTCCTCTCTGTCTCTCCctgattattatatttatttttgcaatttttgtatCTACTATTTTCATCATGAAATTCTGATTTGCTGTTAGATCTTCTTATtagtattagtttttttttctatccTGAGGTTAGATCTTCATCCTTGTTACTACTCTTCTCTACTTTCTGCTATTCATTAGTAAGATCTTGATTTCTACCTCAATTTGATTCTGGTGCTGATTTTTGGTTTCTATGCATGAGCTTTTAAGATTGGTTATTTCTCTGTTGATTGCTTTGCTTGCTGAAAAAATCAGAGATtgtggatttttttttcttgtaattttcaCTACTTCGATTTTTCTGAATTAGCTCAATTTTACTGAGGATAAAAGAATGAGCATAGGAAATGGTAGCTGaaattgtgttttttttagCTGCATAATGTTGTGCTTTTGATTGATTTGTGTATAATTGAGTTAGAGGCTTGTGTGTGTTATGCATGAGCAATCATTTTGGTGTTCCAATGATTTTTCCCCCGATATCAATGGAATCTGTGTTGGTGGCACTTTTGCAGGcgcttttttttttcgttttcacTTGCTTGGAGCACTTTTATCTTTCCCCTTTGTTCTGAGATTTGAAGAAATCTCTGATTTTGAATTACAATGGTGTTTATTTTTGTGTTGATATGCTGATAGAAAAACAACGATAAAAGGGCAGTCAAGTCAAACTGATTATATCTGTATACATTGTAGTAATGTTAAGGGCGAATGCTAGCTTTTGTTTTCTACaaacatttatttttctttgaatatGAATGAGTTAAAAGATTAACTGATGCATGTTGACATTTTATAATATTCAGTAGAATATGTGATGGATCTGGATGAAAAGTTCCAGAAGTGTTCCAATATGAATGTCAAAGGGTAAGGACATTGGTTGAAATTGTCATTTCTCTGCGCATACATAATTACAAATCGTTTAACTCATCCTGCTCTTCGCATTCTTCCCTAATTGAAGCACACCTCTGGATTGAGTGTTGACAAAAATGTATGCTCTGTTAACTTAAATTGAATAATGCTGAAGTAGGCACAAACCTTAGgtataatataatttgattGTTGTTCACTTGTTGAAACGATTCAAacactttttttcctttaaaaaattatgagtaaattGTATTTGCTCTGCGAACTAGTGCAAGTCAACTTGCAAGCCTGATTTGAATGGTGTTTTCGTATGAACATTGAACACTCATCTGAATTTATGTCATTATTTTGTAATGGTTTGTGACCTTACATATGAACTATAACATGTATTGGAATTTCACATTGCTATTACTTGTACTTAATTGAATCCATTAATTTTCAATTCAGGTGATTGCTAAAATGACCAATGGTGGTGTAGATCGGAGTGTTGAGTGTACCGGAAGCCTTAGTGCTATGATCTCTGCATTCGAATGCGTCCATGATGTAAACTTCCTCAATCCTACTTACCATCAAACTCTTCTACTTAGGAGGGGACTTCTTCCAGTTGTGAATTTAAACTTTTCTGTGTAAATTTTGTAGGGATGGGGTGTTGCTGTGCTTGTTGGTGTGCCAAACAAAGATGATGCGTTCAAAACACATCCAATCAATCTCTTGAATGAGAAGACTCTAAAGGGTACTTTCTTTGGTAACTATAAGCCACCTTCTGATCTCCCATCAGTGGTGGAAATGTACATGAACAAGGTTAGTTGACTTCATAATTAATCTATATAATGTTCACCATATTAATTTCAGATATATGGAATTTGTTTTATCTTCTGATTTACCATGTAAACATTTTCTGATTAAAATAATGTGTACAGGAACTTGAACTGGAGAAGTTTATCACACATGAAGTGCCATTCTCAGAAATCAACAAGGCCTAAATAGAACACTTTATATTGAGATTGCCATATCACTTGAAGTTTGTAAGTGCAATAATCTAATATCTTCTCTTCTGCTTTTTGATGTGATATATAAAGGACAATGCTATAGAAATTAAATCCATAACTTTCTCACCTTGGCTTGTTACAGACATGCCCGAAAGTGGGAAAAAACGATGAGGTAAAAGTACGAAGCATATTTGGCCTGGAATGGTGTGAGCCATTAGTGACATTTGCACTATCCTGTGGAAGATGGTCTTCACCTGCGGTATGGTCTTTTTTTTTCTCGCTTTAGCTACTATTTAGCATATAATAGATTGGATTGGAATGAcaatttatgaattatgaagTATGAACAAATCATATATTCCTGCACTGTGTTAGAGAATTCAGAAAGCGTAAGTTAAAGAGCATTGTGACATTGCTATACAAGGATTAACACATTGCACAAAATAGGACGGTGATTATTAAAAGGAAATAGAGTGACAGATATTTATCATTATTCTTTCTTAAATCGAGTTAGGAtgaaagtttatttatttatttttatatttaaaaatttatttgtcttgttatctaatattttgtatatattttatttctatatttaaaagtttatttgcattgtttactattttttaaatagaaaaaataattaaaaaaatatagttattaaAATCGACGGTATCGTTGtcgctttttaaatttaaaatagaccAATTAAATCGACGGTCATTGTgtcgattttatataataatatccacAGCAATGTTGTCGATTTTATTAACCAAGTAAAATTCACAAACTTATTATagacaaaaatattgtcgattttattgaaacaaatatcaacaaaaaagttgtcgattttatataataatatcgacGGCAACTTTGTCGATTTTAGTAAGAAGGTAAAATTCTCAAACTCATGTTATAGACGGAAGTATTGTCgcttttattaaattattatcgacGGCTAGGCAAGCCGtcgattttattagaattttaaaaaattgacaaGCTTATAGCGACTACCATCGCCGTCCATTTTGCCGtccatttttaatattatcgacGGCCTAGCCGTCGATTTCTCTGTCGATTTTAAcgatgttt harbors:
- the LOC107468385 gene encoding alcohol dehydrogenase 1 → MEKTQRAELLLLRLLRKPAVLRLRAELLLLLVICESACKSPAFVIAKMTNGGVDRSVECTGSLSAMISAFECVHDGWGVAVLVGVPNKDDAFKTHPINLLNEKTLKGTFFGNYKPPSDLPSVVEMYMNKELELEKFITHEVPFSEINKA